From Sphaeramia orbicularis chromosome 21, fSphaOr1.1, whole genome shotgun sequence:
TCTGGTTCTGCCTTTTTTCCTCCTAACACTTGCTCTCTGTTTTTTGTTCTTGGTGTCCCAGTGACCTGGCCTTTGAGCTGGTCTTCCAGTCCATCTGGAACTCCTCCTACCCTGGGACCCTTCAGGGTGGCGCTGCTGCAGTCTTTCTTCCTCTTAACTCTTCgtctcttttttttgtgtgtcccaggacctggacctggactttgATGAGCAGCTCTTCCAGTCCATCTGGAACTCCTCATACCCAGGGACCCCTCAGGGTGGCGCTGCTGCCTGTTTGGTGGACGTTCCTGGTTTCAACAGTCTGGGTCTGATGATCGTCTACGTCCTGGTGTTTGTCTTCAGTGTCACAGGTAACAGCGTGGTTGTGTATGTGGTGTATTCCATGAAGACAGGCCGGGCCAGTACCGACGTCTACCTGATGCACTTGGGCGTGGCGGACCTCCTCTTCGGTCTCACCCTTCCATTCTGGGCCGTCGACGCCCACTTCGGGTGGGTGTTTGGCGATGCCCTGTGTAAGATCCTGTCTGGGTTCCAGGAGGCGTCCCTGTACAGCAGTGTGTTCCTGCTGGCCTGCATCAGCATCGACCGCTACGTCGCCGTTGTTCGGGCGACTCGTGTCCATTCATCTCGCCGTGTTGTGGTCAGAGCTGTGTGCGCGGTGGTGTGGGTGGTGGCGGCAGCGCTGTCGTTACCGGTGGTGTTTCAGAGACAGAGCATGTTCGCTGAAGTCCAGAACCGGAGCATCTGCTATGAAAACCTGACTGGCGCCAGCATGGAGCGCTGGCGTGTCAGCATGCGTGTGTTGCGTCACATGGTGGGCTTCTTCCTCCCCCTGCTGGTGATGACGGTGTGCTACAGCTGGACCATCATCAAACTCTTCCACACGCGAAACCAACAGAAGCACAAAGCCATGCGCGTCATCATGGCCGTGGTGCTGACCTTCGTCTTGTGCTGGGCGCCTTTTCACGTTACCGTGGTGACCGACACGCTGATGCAGAGCCGATCGCTTCAAATGGACGACTGCGGAAGTCAGTACGTTCTGAAGGTGATGCTGAACGTGACCGAAGTGTTGGCCTTCACGCACTGCGCACTCAACCCCATCCTCTACGCTTTTATCGGAGAAAAGTTCCGACACCAGTTCCTGTCAGCTCTGTCCAAACAAGGACTTCTGAGTAGAAGGCTCCAGAGGGTCTACAGGCAAGGATCTACTAACAGCATGGGCAGCAACCGATCTAGAAacacctctgtcaccatgtccatGTGATCTAGAAAAACCTGTCCCCATGATCTAGAAacacctctgtcaccatgtccatGTGATCTAGAAAAACCTGTCCCCATGATCTAGAAacacctctgtcaccatgtccatGTGATCTAGAAAAACCTGTCCCCATGATCTAGAAacacctctgtcaccatgtccatGTGATCTAGAAAAACCTGTCCCCATGATCTAGAAacacctctgtcaccatgtccatGTGATCTAGAAACACTTCCATATATGGGTGGGTGAGTCCAGTTCCATCCAGTTAAAGTCTGCTCCTGTATTATGtcccatttccactacgtggtatcggctcgactcaactcgacttgactcagctcggccttttttgcatttccattatgaaaaatgacctggaatctggtacccggtactacttttttggtatcacctctgctgaggttccaggactggggaccagatactaaaatgtgacgtgtacacactgcagaccactgattggtcagacagttttctctgtgacccgccattttacaaaaaacagatgtggaagtggacagtaaatatagcggtacattcatctacatgataacagcccaaaactgcaccatggtcggtcgaggagtttcagtctgtggtggccgacgtaaaaattcagacgagacaacacgcaacgagcgagtttatcagcgactctctgaaaagacgacatggaagtaacacgctgcatcactaatgacgaccaggtactgtaaagtcggtagtatcttgtaatggaaacgctctccaggaataccgagtcgagctggttccacgtagtggaaatgcggcatgaGTTCCTACCACTGAGTGACCCAGCTGTTTCTGATGAGCCCGACTCCTCCTCCTGGTGGATGGATCATTCCGTGGCAGGACTGGGACTGTTTGGACTGGGACTGTTTGGACGGATCATCCACCTATAGATGGGATTATCTGGGacattaatttattaaaaaactTCACAAGTTCAGAAAGTTACAGTTTGTGGAATTGGACTGAAAATATCCAGACTTTTCATCTTAAAGTATAGACAGTCTAGAGTGGAGTGAAGTTCCCTGTTTTAATAAATACTGTTTGAATTCACCCTCAAACACCAGGTTCAGCTGCTGTGGTGGTGACAGTTTATCCCTAAACTACACCTTTacttactgttttcttttttccatgAACTGTGAGTTTCTTGGCTTGGAAAATTATCTGTTAAATTATCTGttaaaccaaacaaaaccaaccaTGTGTGAATAGTGACCTGATCCAGATGAAAATGCCTGGTGTCTTCTTGTTGACacctgttcatatttgttgtgacAGAAGGTCTTCTGGGTAAACAGATCAGCTGTTTGAGTCCACAGGAGGTCAATTAGAATCATATTGACATAACAATGAGATTTTGCTCCTTGATGTAACTTTTATTGTGTTGGAATAAACAGTGCTGTTAGTGTGAagtttctgtgtctgtgtctgtatttcacatgacaaactgaagtgcACCCTCTGGTGGAAAACTGAACAAACTACACTGGTCTGATGAAAGATCCAAGTTCTGTCTGaatatggtgaaaaaaaaaaaaaagaaaaagatgaaaatcaaccacatagaaacacatataacCCATATATAAACCTATATAACCCATATATAAACCTATATAACCCATATATAAACTTATATAACccatatataaacacatataacccatatataaacctatataacccatatataaacctatataacccatatataaacacatataacccatatataaacctatataacccatatataaacctatataacccatatataaacacatataacccATATATAAACCTATATAACCCATATATAAACCTATATAACCCATATATAAACCTATATAACCCATATACAAACCTATATAAcccacatataaacatatataacccatatataaacatatataactcatatataaacatatataacccatatataaacctatataacccacatataaacctatataacccatatataaacctatataacccacatataaacatatataacccatatataaacatatataacccatatataaacacatataacccATATATAAACCTATATAACCCATATATAAACTTATATAACccatatataaacacatataacccatatataaacctatataacccatatataaacacatataacccatatataaacatatataacccatatataaacctatataactcatacataaacacatataacccatatataaacctatataacccacatataaacctatataacccatatataaacctatataacccatatataaacctatataacccacatataaacatatataacccatatATAAACCTATATAACCCATATATAAACCTATATAACCCACATATAAACCTATATAACCCATATATAAACCGATATAACCCATATATAAACCTATATAAcccacatataaacatatataacccatatataaacatatataacccatatataaacacatataacccatatataaacctatataacccatatataaacacatataacccatatataaacatatataacccatatATAAACCTATGTGACCCACATATAAACCTATATAACccatatataaacacatataacctatatataaacatatataacccatatATAAACCTATTTGACCCAGTTCCTTctcagatctctcatctcttattCATCTTCAGTTCCATTATCAACCAACtgggcttcagttcagttcagctgtaGAAAGAACCATCAGACATTTTTAACCTTATCAAAGGTTCTATACCTGTGTAATCACAttacttttcttcctcctcttctctcttctgTAATCAGATTACTTTTCATCcgcctcttctctcctcttctaaactgtggaaggccttttcatgctGTTTAATCCTCCACCCTTTACCGGGATGCtcagttctacacctgtctgattctgtcactcatgcacatgctcagtgagCACCGGGTCTGGGAGAGTCCACCTGAGAAATTAAAGGaggggttgttgttttgttttgtttttttcatttctttattttcaaaACAGTTAATGAGAAATGATTATGTTACCAGTCCTAGTATTTCTGTATTTACTATAATTACTatgactttttaacatttattacttacttacttacttacttactta
This genomic window contains:
- the cxcr2 gene encoding C-X-C chemokine receptor type 1, which codes for MDLKLQLVLVWLLQDLDGTSPDQWDIQDLDLDFDEQLFQSIWNSSYPGTPQGGAAACLVDVPGFNSLGLMIVYVLVFVFSVTGNSVVVYVVYSMKTGRASTDVYLMHLGVADLLFGLTLPFWAVDAHFGWVFGDALCKILSGFQEASLYSSVFLLACISIDRYVAVVRATRVHSSRRVVVRAVCAVVWVVAAALSLPVVFQRQSMFAEVQNRSICYENLTGASMERWRVSMRVLRHMVGFFLPLLVMTVCYSWTIIKLFHTRNQQKHKAMRVIMAVVLTFVLCWAPFHVTVVTDTLMQSRSLQMDDCGSQYVLKVMLNVTEVLAFTHCALNPILYAFIGEKFRHQFLSALSKQGLLSRRLQRVYRQGSTNSMGSNRSRNTSVTMSM